The Salinibacterium sp. M195 genome includes a window with the following:
- a CDS encoding GNAT family N-acetyltransferase, with protein MPSFTTRSARLDDSREVASVHTQSWKETYAGVFPEQAWSVESRVRREAMWNELLLDENVTTVVAEIDHRIVGFAHAEHKRDEPTLPTEELKMIYVLAEAQGTGAGQALIDAALGGAAASVWVLEHNPRARSFYARNRFMPDGTVRAMDFNPNIRELRLVRR; from the coding sequence ATGCCCAGTTTCACCACACGCTCCGCTCGGCTCGACGACTCCAGAGAAGTCGCTTCCGTGCACACTCAGTCGTGGAAGGAAACCTATGCCGGGGTGTTCCCTGAACAAGCGTGGAGCGTCGAGTCGCGGGTGCGACGCGAGGCGATGTGGAACGAGTTACTGCTTGATGAGAACGTGACGACGGTGGTAGCGGAGATAGATCACCGGATTGTGGGGTTTGCGCACGCCGAACACAAGAGAGATGAGCCGACACTGCCCACGGAAGAACTCAAGATGATCTACGTTCTTGCTGAGGCACAGGGCACCGGCGCCGGGCAGGCGCTGATCGACGCGGCATTAGGTGGTGCAGCGGCGAGCGTCTGGGTTCTCGAACACAATCCTCGAGCGCGTTCCTTTTACGCAAGGAACAGATTCATGCCTGATGGCACGGTGCGTGCGATGGACTTCAATCCGAACATCCGCGAACTTCGTCTCGTTCGTCGTTGA
- the galE gene encoding UDP-glucose 4-epimerase GalE has protein sequence MTWMVTGGAGYIGAHVVRALINANMNAVVVDDLSSGFERFVPHGVPFVNANILDTNALVQAMTEHNVTGVIHVAGFKYAGVSVQRPLHTYTQNVTATVSLLEAMTQCEVEQIVFSSSAAVFGTPNVDLVTENTEKAPLSPYGESKLIGEWLLRDQAIATGLRHTSLRYFNVVGSGDPAVYDTSPHNLFPLVFEALVAGKTPRINGTDYPTPDGTNVRDYVHVADIAAAHVAAARRLEANDVIEAAYNLGSGDGLSVAQIMTAVATVTGIGFTPELAPRRPGDPPRIVANGDLAARDLDWKMRYTAEDMVRSAWEARLRAEDSSADSAAPIGATEKGSAE, from the coding sequence ATGACTTGGATGGTAACCGGCGGCGCCGGCTATATAGGGGCGCATGTAGTGCGCGCGCTCATCAACGCCAACATGAATGCGGTCGTTGTCGACGATCTCTCTAGCGGATTCGAGCGCTTCGTTCCCCACGGTGTGCCGTTCGTGAACGCGAATATCCTCGACACCAACGCCCTGGTGCAGGCCATGACCGAGCACAACGTCACTGGCGTCATCCACGTCGCCGGATTCAAATACGCCGGCGTCTCTGTGCAACGACCGCTGCACACCTACACACAGAACGTCACCGCCACGGTTTCTCTCCTCGAGGCTATGACACAGTGCGAAGTCGAGCAGATCGTGTTCTCCTCAAGCGCCGCTGTCTTCGGAACGCCAAACGTAGACCTGGTCACCGAAAACACCGAGAAAGCGCCGCTCTCCCCCTACGGAGAATCCAAGCTGATCGGCGAATGGCTACTGCGCGACCAAGCCATCGCTACTGGCCTTCGCCACACGTCACTGCGGTACTTCAACGTCGTCGGTTCCGGCGATCCTGCCGTTTACGACACCAGCCCGCACAATCTCTTTCCTCTCGTCTTCGAAGCTTTGGTCGCCGGAAAAACCCCGCGGATCAACGGAACCGACTATCCCACCCCCGACGGCACCAATGTTCGCGACTACGTGCACGTCGCCGACATCGCGGCCGCGCACGTCGCCGCCGCGCGCAGGCTCGAAGCGAACGACGTTATAGAAGCCGCCTACAACCTCGGCAGCGGCGACGGACTATCCGTTGCCCAAATCATGACCGCGGTCGCAACCGTTACCGGCATCGGCTTCACCCCAGAACTTGCACCGCGTCGCCCCGGCGACCCACCTCGAATCGTGGCCAACGGTGACCTCGCCGCCCGCGACCTGGACTGGAAAATGCGCTACACGGCAGAAGATATGGTTCGCAGCGCTTGGGAAGCACGCCTGCGTGCCGAAGACAGCAGTGCTGACAGCGCCGCTCCGATCGGCGCGACAGAAAAGGGAAGTGCAGAATGA
- the galT gene encoding galactose-1-phosphate uridylyltransferase, with translation MSSKITKRPTTLADGRELIYFDDADSTLGEERSVDSRVLDPRPVTASMRQDILTGEWVSVAAARQNRVFLPPADQDPLAPQTATNPSEVPALYDVAVFENRSPSFGPALAGSDNSPTGLDDLANLGLGRIRSSIGRCEVVCFSPDHEGSFGTQTPSRARTVIEAWADRTEALSALDGVQQVFPFENRGEAIGVTLLHPHGQIYSYPYITPKTQRTLDAIDRTSPDMFQRILDFERAGDRVVLSGEHWTAFVPFAARWPIEVHMLPHRQIPDFAATSGHERDELATMYLKLLRGIDAIYDSPTPYIAAWHQAPVNRARDTFRLHLQLTSPRRAADKLKFLAGSESAMGAWIADVTPEAAAENIRKAIERA, from the coding sequence ATGAGCTCGAAGATCACCAAGCGTCCCACCACCCTCGCCGATGGTCGAGAGCTGATCTACTTCGACGACGCCGACAGCACACTCGGCGAAGAGCGCTCCGTCGACAGCAGAGTTCTCGACCCCAGGCCCGTAACCGCGAGCATGCGTCAAGACATCCTGACCGGGGAATGGGTATCTGTCGCCGCCGCCCGCCAGAACCGTGTTTTCCTCCCGCCTGCTGATCAAGACCCGCTCGCGCCCCAGACGGCCACAAACCCATCCGAAGTTCCGGCGCTTTACGACGTTGCTGTCTTCGAAAACCGCTCCCCATCGTTTGGACCCGCATTGGCCGGGAGCGACAACAGTCCAACAGGGCTCGACGACCTTGCCAACCTTGGACTCGGCCGCATTCGGAGCTCGATCGGTCGCTGTGAAGTTGTCTGCTTCAGCCCAGATCACGAAGGATCGTTCGGCACCCAAACTCCGAGCCGCGCCCGCACCGTCATTGAAGCGTGGGCGGATCGCACCGAAGCGCTCTCGGCGCTCGATGGAGTGCAACAGGTATTTCCTTTTGAGAACCGCGGAGAAGCAATCGGTGTCACGCTGCTGCACCCGCACGGACAGATCTACTCGTACCCGTACATCACGCCAAAAACCCAGCGGACTCTGGATGCGATTGATCGCACCAGCCCTGACATGTTTCAGCGCATCCTTGACTTCGAGCGCGCGGGTGACCGGGTCGTGCTGAGTGGCGAGCACTGGACCGCGTTCGTGCCGTTCGCCGCACGCTGGCCCATCGAGGTTCACATGCTGCCGCACCGCCAGATCCCTGATTTTGCTGCGACCTCCGGTCACGAACGCGACGAACTCGCGACGATGTACTTGAAGCTGCTCCGCGGAATCGACGCAATCTACGACTCTCCCACCCCCTACATCGCCGCGTGGCACCAAGCTCCGGTCAATCGCGCCCGCGACACGTTCCGCCTTCACCTTCAGCTGACCTCGCCTCGTCGCGCGGCAGACAAATTGAAGTTCCTTGCCGGCTCAGAATCGGCGATGGGCGCCTGGATCGCCGACGTCACTCCAGAGGCAGCAGCCGAAAACATCCGAAAGGCAATTGAACGAGCATGA
- the galK gene encoding galactokinase: MSDTVQQLSERFISLTGRKPDGVWSAPGRVNLIGEHTDYNEGFVLPFAIDRRTRAAVGLRTDGVIRVTSTFDDSPVEFPLSELDAARSAGQIAGWSAYPLGVAWALGQHGAELSALPGVDIIIDSTVPVGAGLSSSAAIESSVALALNDLWSLGFSRENLAKVGQLAENEVVGAPTGIMDQSASLLGATDSAVFLDCRSLAAEVVPLGLAQAELSILVMDTRVSHSHATGGYAERRAACEAGAAAMGTSSLRDVSVADLERARELLDDVTFRRVRHVVTENQRVLDTVRTLNEEGPLAIGALLDASHESMRDDFEISIPELDLAVETARAHGAIGARMTGGGFGGAAIALVPHTLVATVEAAVLDAFTAQGFGTPTTFTVTPSQGAERNTLS; encoded by the coding sequence ATGAGCGACACAGTGCAGCAACTGAGCGAACGGTTCATCAGCCTTACCGGTCGCAAACCAGACGGCGTCTGGTCGGCACCCGGCCGCGTCAATCTGATTGGCGAGCACACTGACTACAACGAGGGCTTTGTGCTGCCGTTCGCGATCGATCGCCGCACACGGGCTGCGGTCGGACTACGCACCGATGGCGTAATTCGTGTCACCAGCACCTTCGACGACTCCCCTGTTGAGTTTCCGCTGTCAGAGCTCGACGCTGCGCGTTCGGCAGGCCAGATTGCAGGGTGGAGCGCGTATCCTCTCGGCGTCGCGTGGGCGCTCGGGCAGCACGGCGCAGAACTGAGCGCACTCCCGGGCGTGGATATCATCATCGATTCCACGGTTCCCGTTGGCGCCGGTCTGTCATCATCCGCGGCCATAGAAAGCTCTGTCGCACTGGCTCTGAACGATCTCTGGAGCCTAGGTTTTTCCCGCGAAAACCTCGCCAAGGTAGGACAACTCGCCGAAAACGAGGTCGTCGGTGCGCCCACCGGAATAATGGATCAATCTGCGTCGCTCCTGGGTGCAACAGATTCGGCAGTGTTCTTGGACTGCCGCTCGCTCGCCGCTGAGGTTGTGCCACTCGGACTTGCTCAAGCCGAACTCAGCATCCTCGTGATGGATACCCGCGTTTCGCACTCGCACGCTACCGGAGGCTATGCGGAACGCCGTGCGGCCTGCGAAGCGGGAGCCGCAGCAATGGGCACCTCGTCACTGCGTGATGTGAGCGTCGCTGATCTTGAGCGCGCCCGTGAACTGCTTGACGATGTCACGTTCCGACGGGTGCGACACGTAGTCACTGAGAATCAGCGAGTGCTGGATACTGTTCGCACCCTGAACGAGGAGGGTCCACTCGCGATTGGCGCCCTACTCGACGCCTCCCACGAGTCGATGCGCGACGACTTCGAAATCTCGATTCCCGAGCTCGACCTTGCTGTAGAAACGGCACGAGCACACGGAGCAATCGGAGCCCGGATGACCGGCGGTGGGTTCGGCGGAGCAGCAATCGCGCTCGTACCGCACACACTCGTGGCCACTGTCGAAGCGGCTGTGCTCGATGCTTTCACTGCCCAAGGATTCGGGACCCCAACGACGTTTACCGTCACACCATCGCAGGGTGCAGAACGGAATACTCTTTCCTGA
- a CDS encoding Rrf2 family transcriptional regulator: protein MRINAFSDVCLRIIMLLSATPESELKTSRVIAGQIDTPYNHVSKAIIKLRELGLIESVRGRSGGVRISGAGRRATVGWVLRQLDVRADLADCETPDGVCPLIDGCGLRAALRNAREAFYSALDDVVISSLPHSLSNEPVSVTLGLRPPD from the coding sequence ATGAGGATCAATGCGTTTTCGGATGTGTGCTTGCGCATCATCATGCTCCTCTCCGCAACGCCCGAGTCCGAGCTGAAGACCAGCCGAGTAATCGCCGGGCAAATCGATACCCCTTACAACCACGTCAGTAAGGCCATCATCAAGTTGCGTGAGCTCGGCCTGATTGAGTCCGTGCGCGGACGCAGCGGTGGCGTAAGAATCAGTGGCGCTGGACGCCGGGCCACGGTCGGCTGGGTCCTGCGCCAACTCGACGTTCGCGCTGACCTCGCCGATTGTGAAACTCCAGACGGCGTCTGCCCTCTCATTGACGGCTGCGGCCTGCGGGCGGCACTGCGAAACGCCCGGGAAGCCTTTTACTCAGCACTTGACGATGTTGTGATTTCGTCGCTTCCCCACAGCCTGTCAAATGAGCCTGTTTCCGTCACTCTAGGGCTCCGCCCGCCCGACTGA
- a CDS encoding globin domain-containing protein: MLSTQSLPLIEATLPLVGERMPVIAKNFYNRMFAAHPELFDGLFSRSNQKNGTQQQALAGSIAVFATHLVKNPNTTPEAMLSRIAHKHVSLDIHPEQYDVVYKYLFEAIAEELSDVITADIAGAWTEVYWLMAHALIKLEKGLYSGAGNNTPLAPWIVTGKDAAGSDALTFTLAPADDTTPAPALAGQYVSVTVTMPDGIRQVRQYSLSAGTPTTRVFTTKLDADGEVSPALHRDVQLGDTLLLSNPCGDVTLAEGDSPIILASAGIGCTPSASILRSLALNKSQREVIVLHAESTLEGWALREQMNEDVAVLEAAELELWLETPSDGAHEGFMSLDGVTIPDNASVYLCGPLPFMRSLRSQALASGVPADRIHYEIFGPDLWLAGAGV, translated from the coding sequence ATGCTCTCGACCCAGTCCCTCCCCCTCATCGAAGCAACTCTCCCGTTGGTAGGTGAGCGCATGCCCGTGATCGCCAAGAACTTCTACAACCGGATGTTCGCCGCTCACCCCGAACTCTTCGACGGCCTCTTCAGCCGCTCGAACCAGAAGAACGGCACGCAGCAGCAAGCACTGGCCGGCAGCATCGCCGTCTTCGCAACGCACCTCGTGAAGAATCCAAACACCACACCGGAGGCAATGCTCTCCCGCATCGCTCACAAGCACGTCTCGCTAGACATTCACCCCGAGCAATACGACGTGGTCTACAAGTATCTCTTCGAGGCCATCGCCGAGGAGCTCAGCGACGTCATCACCGCAGATATCGCCGGAGCGTGGACCGAAGTTTATTGGCTCATGGCGCACGCTCTGATCAAGCTGGAAAAGGGTCTGTACTCCGGTGCCGGAAACAACACGCCCCTAGCGCCGTGGATCGTCACTGGCAAGGATGCTGCGGGGTCGGATGCGCTGACATTCACCCTGGCTCCTGCCGACGACACAACACCGGCCCCCGCTCTGGCTGGCCAATACGTGAGCGTTACGGTGACGATGCCCGACGGCATCCGTCAGGTTCGCCAGTACTCGCTATCGGCCGGCACCCCCACAACTCGCGTCTTCACAACCAAGCTCGATGCCGACGGAGAAGTCTCCCCCGCGCTGCACCGCGACGTGCAGCTCGGCGATACGCTTCTGCTCTCGAACCCCTGCGGCGACGTCACCCTCGCCGAGGGCGACAGCCCGATCATCCTCGCCTCCGCCGGAATCGGATGCACGCCTAGCGCGTCAATTCTGCGCTCCCTCGCTCTGAACAAATCACAGCGTGAGGTGATCGTGCTGCACGCCGAGAGCACGCTCGAAGGATGGGCCCTTCGCGAGCAGATGAACGAAGATGTCGCCGTTCTCGAAGCCGCCGAACTGGAACTATGGCTCGAGACTCCGAGTGATGGTGCCCACGAGGGCTTCATGTCGCTAGACGGTGTCACGATTCCCGACAACGCCTCCGTATACCTCTGCGGGCCCCTGCCGTTTATGCGAAGCCTTCGATCTCAGGCACTCGCGTCTGGCGTGCCGGCAGACCGGATCCACTACGAGATCTTCGGTCCGGATCTCTGGCTCGCCGGTGCCGGCGTCTAG
- a CDS encoding glutaredoxin family protein, translated as MSETTEALPTKTMMFGADWCRDCVRSEALLNSLGVEWEKVDVEKDPAAAERAQAISGRLSIPVVHFTDGTFQVEPSDKDLKAKLEELGAL; from the coding sequence ATGAGTGAAACAACAGAAGCCCTACCCACCAAGACCATGATGTTCGGTGCGGACTGGTGCCGCGACTGCGTCCGTTCCGAAGCCCTCCTCAACTCGCTAGGTGTCGAATGGGAAAAAGTAGACGTAGAAAAAGACCCCGCAGCGGCAGAGCGCGCCCAAGCAATTAGTGGTCGCCTCAGCATCCCCGTTGTTCACTTCACCGACGGAACTTTCCAGGTTGAGCCAAGCGACAAAGACCTCAAGGCAAAACTTGAAGAACTCGGCGCGCTCTAG
- the smpB gene encoding SsrA-binding protein SmpB: MPKEGDRKVVASNRKARHDYSIEDTFEAGLVLSGTEVKSLRLGRASLIDGYGYIDDHAEAWLDAVHIPEFFQGSWNNHPPRRKRKMLLHKEQILKIHNKIKQGGYTLVPLSIYFLDGRAKVELAVAKGKREYDKRQTLRERQDKRESDRAMASRKNVGE, encoded by the coding sequence ATGCCTAAGGAAGGTGACCGGAAGGTTGTTGCCAGCAACCGCAAGGCGCGCCACGATTACAGCATCGAAGACACCTTTGAGGCTGGTCTTGTGCTGTCGGGCACTGAGGTCAAATCTCTTCGGTTGGGGCGCGCAAGTCTGATCGATGGCTACGGCTACATCGACGATCATGCTGAAGCTTGGTTGGATGCCGTGCACATTCCGGAATTCTTTCAGGGCTCGTGGAACAATCACCCTCCGCGTCGCAAGCGCAAGATGCTCTTGCACAAGGAGCAGATCCTGAAGATCCACAACAAGATCAAGCAGGGTGGCTACACGCTGGTTCCGCTGTCGATCTATTTCTTGGATGGTCGGGCCAAGGTTGAACTCGCGGTCGCCAAAGGTAAGCGTGAGTATGACAAGCGCCAGACGCTGCGCGAGCGCCAAGATAAGCGCGAGTCTGATCGCGCAATGGCTTCTCGCAAGAATGTGGGCGAGTAG
- the ftsX gene encoding permease-like cell division protein FtsX gives MRLGLILGEAGSGLRRNISMVVSVVLVTFISLTFVGASILLQMQIGQMKNYWNDRAQVIVYLCTEIDTTGNCTLAEATEDQIAAVKQQLDSATLAPYINEIQFENHEQAFANFQEQFADTAFDGIITPQSLPENFRVNLVDPEQADVLIESLSGLAGVEGVEDQRAYLEPIFAILNAASFTAIGVAGLMLVAAVLLIATTIRLSAFSRRRELGIMRLVGASNRFIQTPFILEGVFASLIGSALAAGTIVAIVHFFVSGYLADTLPLGTSLLGMQEALLVVPILIAVGAGLAAISAGVAITRYLKV, from the coding sequence ATGAGGCTCGGTCTGATTTTAGGGGAGGCCGGCAGCGGACTTCGTCGAAATATCTCGATGGTAGTTTCCGTCGTCTTGGTGACCTTCATTTCGCTCACTTTTGTGGGCGCATCGATCCTGCTGCAAATGCAGATCGGCCAGATGAAAAACTACTGGAACGATCGGGCGCAGGTCATTGTCTATCTCTGCACTGAGATCGATACCACGGGAAATTGCACCCTCGCGGAAGCGACAGAAGACCAAATCGCTGCGGTGAAGCAGCAGCTCGACTCGGCAACGCTCGCGCCGTACATCAATGAGATTCAGTTCGAGAACCACGAGCAGGCTTTCGCGAACTTCCAGGAGCAGTTTGCTGATACTGCCTTTGATGGCATCATCACGCCGCAATCGCTTCCCGAAAATTTCCGGGTCAACCTTGTCGATCCGGAACAAGCTGATGTCTTGATTGAGAGCCTGTCTGGTCTTGCAGGGGTTGAGGGGGTGGAGGATCAACGCGCCTATCTGGAACCCATTTTTGCGATCCTGAATGCCGCAAGCTTCACGGCGATCGGGGTGGCCGGGCTCATGCTGGTGGCTGCTGTTTTGCTCATTGCCACCACTATTCGTCTGAGTGCGTTCTCCCGTCGACGGGAGCTGGGCATCATGCGCCTCGTTGGTGCCTCCAATAGATTCATTCAAACCCCGTTCATCCTCGAGGGTGTCTTTGCGTCTTTGATTGGTTCTGCGCTCGCAGCAGGAACAATAGTGGCGATTGTCCACTTCTTTGTCAGCGGTTACTTGGCAGATACGTTGCCCTTGGGAACAAGTCTCTTGGGGATGCAGGAAGCGCTTCTGGTTGTGCCAATTTTGATTGCCGTTGGCGCGGGTCTCGCCGCGATTTCCGCGGGAGTCGCCATCACTCGTTATCTGAAGGTGTAG
- the ftsE gene encoding cell division ATP-binding protein FtsE: protein MIRFDAVSKSYPGTTRPALSAVDLEILKGEFVFLVGASGSGKSSFLRLILKEENPTKGSIHVLGQHLNTLSSRKVPYFRRNLGVVFQDFRLLPNKTVFDNVAFSLQVIGKSRGYIQEAVPDALKMVGLAGKSSRFPHELSGGEQQRVAIARAVVNKPAIMLADEPTGNLDPATSAGIMTLLERINLGGTTVLMATHDAGIVDQMKRRVIELIGGQIVRDERQGGYQTQTITTQERIPHPAASRPMGQASPGADEPSRSEGFNA from the coding sequence ATGATTCGTTTTGATGCTGTTTCGAAGTCCTATCCGGGCACTACCAGACCGGCGCTAAGCGCGGTCGATCTTGAGATCCTTAAGGGCGAGTTTGTCTTTCTGGTCGGCGCTTCAGGCTCCGGTAAGTCGAGCTTTTTGCGGTTGATCCTCAAGGAAGAGAACCCGACGAAGGGGTCGATTCATGTGCTGGGGCAGCACTTGAACACACTGTCGAGCCGCAAGGTTCCTTATTTTCGCCGTAATCTTGGCGTGGTTTTTCAGGACTTCCGTCTGTTGCCGAACAAGACTGTCTTCGACAATGTTGCGTTCTCGCTGCAGGTAATTGGTAAAAGTCGCGGCTACATCCAAGAGGCCGTTCCGGATGCTCTCAAGATGGTCGGCTTGGCCGGCAAATCGAGTCGCTTTCCCCATGAACTCTCGGGTGGTGAGCAGCAGCGTGTTGCTATCGCGCGAGCGGTAGTCAACAAACCTGCAATCATGCTGGCGGATGAGCCGACGGGAAACCTCGACCCCGCTACTTCCGCGGGAATCATGACGCTCTTGGAGCGAATCAACCTGGGCGGCACCACAGTTCTCATGGCAACTCACGATGCTGGCATCGTTGACCAAATGAAGCGCCGCGTTATCGAACTTATTGGTGGGCAGATTGTGCGCGACGAGCGTCAGGGCGGCTACCAAACGCAGACGATCACCACTCAAGAGAGGATCCCGCATCCGGCCGCAAGCAGACCGATGGGTCAAGCTTCTCCTGGCGCGGATGAACCTTCTCGCAGCGAGGGGTTCAACGCATGA